The nucleotide sequence TCCAACACAACACAACACAACAATGAAGTTGAAGAAACTAATTTTGTTTAAAACAATAACAATTAATGATTCTTGATTTACTTATGCCATCACACTTCCAACACAACAATGAAGTTGAAAGAAACTCAAGAAGTATTATTCATCAAGCAAAATTTAAAACTGTTTCATGCTGTTTTTTCTCCAAACCAAACTTTCTCCAACAACTAATTTGCCTAATAAATttcttatatatacatacacaattGCATCCAACTTACCTCACAAAATTTAAACTCTTCAAAGTGAACCCCAAACTAACAATGTCAAATGTCAACAGAAATAGTGTTCGTAACTCGTCAGCAACTAGACGTCTTCCTACTACGGGAAGAGCTACCGTGCTAGCACTTGGCAAGGCCTTCCCGAGTCAACTCGTTCCGCAAGATTGTTTGGTTGAAGGCTATTTCCGTGACACCAATTGCATCGACTCTGCTATGAAAGACAAGTTGGAACGCTTGTGTAAGCATTCAAATTTCATTATGTACAAATTATGAAAACTAATTCATGCAGCCAACTTAAAGTTGTGTTCTGTTACCTAAAATAATGGATCAAGTCTTTTACAAGTACATGGTTATATGGCATACAATATAAAAGCTctttttttgtcaaaaaaaaaaaccaATAACATATAACGAATTTGAAAATTAACAACTTTAACCGATACAATTGGGAATCCAAACAAAGCAAAACAAGTGACTAAACGTCGGAACCTAAAACAAACGGTCCCACTAATCGGGTGAAAACACACTTTGTTAGAAAACAAAAGTAGTCTAAACACGCTAAACTAAAAAACCTAACGACCGATTCcactaaaaagaaagaaaaataaaatctCTTTCATTGTTCAATAACTTTTTTTATTTACTACTTTAAATGCATGCATTACATTCCTCTGTTTAATTACACCTTGGAAAAAGCTAAATACTGTATTAAATAACAATCTTAAATAACAATGTGGTTATGAATCTTGTTTAATTGTCAAGAAATTTATACTTTTATGTTTGTTCCTTTTTGTTTATGGAATGCTAGGTAAAACCACTACTGTGAAAACCAGATACACAGTCATGTCAAAAGAAATATTGGACAAATATCCTGAACTAGCAACCGAAGGGTCAGCAACTATCGCACAACGACTCAGCATAGCGAACCAAGCCGTAACCGAAATGGCTAAACAAGCTAGTTTATCATGCTTCAAACAATGGGGTAGGCCAGCAGATCATATCACTCATGTAGTCTATGTTTCTTCAAGCGAAATCCGTCTCCCAGGAGGTGATCTTTACCTCGCTAGCGAACTTGGACTAAAAAACGACGTTAATCGCGTAATGCTATACTTTCTGGGATGTTATGGAGGCGTTACAGGTCTTCGAATCGCTAAAGATATTGCAGAAAACAACCCTGGAAGCAGAGTTTTGTTGACCACTTCTGAAACCACAATTTTAGGGTTTCGACCACCGAACAAGTCTCGTCCGTATGATCTAGTTGGTGCTGCGCTTTTTGGAGATGGAGCTGCAGCCGCTATTATTGGGACTGACCCAATACCGAACGTTGAGTCTCCA is from Rutidosis leptorrhynchoides isolate AG116_Rl617_1_P2 chromosome 10, CSIRO_AGI_Rlap_v1, whole genome shotgun sequence and encodes:
- the LOC139870833 gene encoding type III polyketide synthase A-like; this translates as MILDLLMPSHFQHNNEVERNSRSIIHQAKFKTVSCCFFSKPNFLQQLICLINFLYIHTQLHPTYLTKFKLFKVNPKLTMSNVNRNSVRNSSATRRLPTTGRATVLALGKAFPSQLVPQDCLVEGYFRDTNCIDSAMKDKLERLCKTTTVKTRYTVMSKEILDKYPELATEGSATIAQRLSIANQAVTEMAKQASLSCFKQWGRPADHITHVVYVSSSEIRLPGGDLYLASELGLKNDVNRVMLYFLGCYGGVTGLRIAKDIAENNPGSRVLLTTSETTILGFRPPNKSRPYDLVGAALFGDGAAAAIIGTDPIPNVESPFMELSYAVQQFLPGTQNVIDGRLSEEGINFKLGRDLPQKIDDNIEGFCKKLMKKADGNLKDFNDLFWAVHPGGPAILNRLETTLKLRGDKLDCSRRALMDFGNVSSNTIFYVMEYMRDELMNKYNSEEWGLALAFGPGITFEGVLLRSLKLAFPIEVFGFAMRKCTPKTRLENTWRKRSAKKC